The following coding sequences lie in one Panicum virgatum strain AP13 chromosome 6N, P.virgatum_v5, whole genome shotgun sequence genomic window:
- the LOC120679199 gene encoding ras-related protein RABA5c-like, producing the protein MGDESEGEAEEYLFKVVIIGDSAVGKSNLLSRYARNEFHLHSKATIGVEFQTQSMDIDGKEVKAQIWDTAGQERFRAVTSAYYRGAFGALLVYDISRRSTFDNVGRWLQELNTHSDTTVAKMLVGNKCDLDNIREVPVEEGKALAEAEGLFFMETSALDATNVKTAFEIVIKEIYSNVSRKILNSDSYKAELSLNRVSIDGDSKDDQKQTQTSRFGCC; encoded by the exons ATGGGGGACGAGTcggagggcgaggcggaggagTACCTCTTCAAGGTGGTGATCATCGGGGACAGCGCGGTGGGGAAGAGCAACCTGCTCTCGCGCTACGCGCGCAACGAGTTCCACCTCCACTCCAAGGCCACCATCGGGGTCGAGTTCCAGACGCAGAGCATGGACATCGACGGCAAGGAGGTCAAGGCCCAGATCTGGGACACCGCGGGGCAGGAACGCTTCCGCGCCGTCACCTCCGCCTACTACCGGGGCGCGTTCGGCGCGCTCCTCGTCTACGACATCTCGCGACGCTCCACCTTCGACAACGTCGGCCGCTGGCTCCAGGAGCTCAACA CGCATTCTGACACTACTGTTGCCAAGATGCTGGTCGGCAACAAATGCGATCTGGATAACATCCGCGAAGTGCCCGTCGAGGAAGGCAAGGCGCTCGCAGAAGCCGAAGGCCTGTTCTTCATGGAGACCTCGGCTCTGGACGCCACCAACGTGAAGACAGCCTTCGAGATCGTCATCAAGGAGATCTACAGCAACGTGAGCCGGAAGATCCTGAACTCGGATTCTTACAAGGCCGAGCTCTCCCTGAACAGGGTGAGCATCGACGGCGACTCGAAGGACGATCAGAAGCAGACGCAGACGAGCCGGTTCGGGTGCTGCTAG